A stretch of the Carassius carassius chromosome 6, fCarCar2.1, whole genome shotgun sequence genome encodes the following:
- the LOC132142566 gene encoding neuronal membrane glycoprotein M6-a-like isoform X3, translated as MEENMEEGQTQKGGSECCLKCLSGIPYASLIATILLYAGVALFCGCGHEALSGTVTILQTYFDVVRSPVDALDVFTMIDIFKYVIYGVAAAFFVYGILLMVEGFFTTGAIRDLYGDFKITTCGRCVSAWFIMLTYIFMLAWLGVTAFSSLPVFMYFNIWNTCQNTTLVESSNVCFDLRQYGIVSIGEEKKLCTASENFIKMCESNELDLTFHLFVCALAGAGAAVIAMVVAVSILIHNHVILTSKITGRYCTRF; from the exons GGGGCTCTGAATGCTGCCTCAAATGCCTGAGTGGGATTCCCTACGCATCTCTGATTGCCACCATCCTGCTGTATGCCGGGGTGGCGCTCTTCTGTGGCTGTGGTCATGAGGCTCTCTCTGGAACGGTCACCATTCTGCAGACCTATTTTGATGTTGTCCGGTCACCTGTTGATGCCCTGGATGTCTTTACCAT GATTGACATCTTTAAGTATGTGATCTATGGAGTGGCAGCAGCCTTCTTCGTTTATGGTATTCTGCTGATGGTGGAGGGATTTTTCACCACTGGGGCCATTCGGGACCTCTATGGGGACTTTAAGATCACCACCTGTGGACGCTGCGTCAGTGCTTGG tTCATCATGCTTACTTATATCTTCATGTTGGCTTGGCTGGGAGTTACAGCATTCTCCTCCCTGCCAGTCTTCATGTATTTCAACATCTGGAACACCTGTCAGAACACCACACTGGTGGAAAGTTCCAACGTTTGCTTCGACCTGCGTCAGTATG GAATTGTGTCCATCGGTGAGGAGAAAAAACTGTGCACTGCTTCTGAGAACTTCATCAAGATGTGTGAATCTAATGAG CTGGATCTGACATTCCACTTGTTTGTCTGTGCACTTGCGGGGGCTGGAGCAGCCGTTATCGCCATG GTGGTGGCCGTGTCTATCCTCATCCATAACCACGTTATTCTGACGTCAAAGATCACGGGGAGGTACTGCACGCGTTTCTGA
- the LOC132142566 gene encoding neuronal membrane glycoprotein M6-a-like isoform X2, which translates to MGGSECCLKCLSGIPYASLIATILLYAGVALFCGCGHEALSGTVTILQTYFDVVRSPVDALDVFTMIDIFKYVIYGVAAAFFVYGILLMVEGFFTTGAIRDLYGDFKITTCGRCVSAWFIMLTYIFMLAWLGVTAFSSLPVFMYFNIWNTCQNTTLVESSNVCFDLRQYGIVSIGEEKKLCTASENFIKMCESNELDLTFHLFVCALAGAGAAVIAMVHYLMVLSANWAYVKDACRMQKYEDIKSKEEQELHDIHSTRSKERLNAYT; encoded by the exons GGGGCTCTGAATGCTGCCTCAAATGCCTGAGTGGGATTCCCTACGCATCTCTGATTGCCACCATCCTGCTGTATGCCGGGGTGGCGCTCTTCTGTGGCTGTGGTCATGAGGCTCTCTCTGGAACGGTCACCATTCTGCAGACCTATTTTGATGTTGTCCGGTCACCTGTTGATGCCCTGGATGTCTTTACCAT GATTGACATCTTTAAGTATGTGATCTATGGAGTGGCAGCAGCCTTCTTCGTTTATGGTATTCTGCTGATGGTGGAGGGATTTTTCACCACTGGGGCCATTCGGGACCTCTATGGGGACTTTAAGATCACCACCTGTGGACGCTGCGTCAGTGCTTGG tTCATCATGCTTACTTATATCTTCATGTTGGCTTGGCTGGGAGTTACAGCATTCTCCTCCCTGCCAGTCTTCATGTATTTCAACATCTGGAACACCTGTCAGAACACCACACTGGTGGAAAGTTCCAACGTTTGCTTCGACCTGCGTCAGTATG GAATTGTGTCCATCGGTGAGGAGAAAAAACTGTGCACTGCTTCTGAGAACTTCATCAAGATGTGTGAATCTAATGAG CTGGATCTGACATTCCACTTGTTTGTCTGTGCACTTGCGGGGGCTGGAGCAGCCGTTATCGCCATG GTGCACTACCTGATGGTGCTGTCGGCTAACTGGGCTTACGTGAAGGACGCCTGCCGGATGCAGAAATACGAGGACATCAAGTCCAAGGAGGAGCAGGAGCTTCATGATATCCACTCTACTCGCTCTAAAGAGCGTCTGAACGCATACACATAA
- the LOC132142566 gene encoding neuronal membrane glycoprotein M6-a-like isoform X1 codes for MEENMEEGQTQKGGSECCLKCLSGIPYASLIATILLYAGVALFCGCGHEALSGTVTILQTYFDVVRSPVDALDVFTMIDIFKYVIYGVAAAFFVYGILLMVEGFFTTGAIRDLYGDFKITTCGRCVSAWFIMLTYIFMLAWLGVTAFSSLPVFMYFNIWNTCQNTTLVESSNVCFDLRQYGIVSIGEEKKLCTASENFIKMCESNELDLTFHLFVCALAGAGAAVIAMVHYLMVLSANWAYVKDACRMQKYEDIKSKEEQELHDIHSTRSKERLNAYT; via the exons GGGGCTCTGAATGCTGCCTCAAATGCCTGAGTGGGATTCCCTACGCATCTCTGATTGCCACCATCCTGCTGTATGCCGGGGTGGCGCTCTTCTGTGGCTGTGGTCATGAGGCTCTCTCTGGAACGGTCACCATTCTGCAGACCTATTTTGATGTTGTCCGGTCACCTGTTGATGCCCTGGATGTCTTTACCAT GATTGACATCTTTAAGTATGTGATCTATGGAGTGGCAGCAGCCTTCTTCGTTTATGGTATTCTGCTGATGGTGGAGGGATTTTTCACCACTGGGGCCATTCGGGACCTCTATGGGGACTTTAAGATCACCACCTGTGGACGCTGCGTCAGTGCTTGG tTCATCATGCTTACTTATATCTTCATGTTGGCTTGGCTGGGAGTTACAGCATTCTCCTCCCTGCCAGTCTTCATGTATTTCAACATCTGGAACACCTGTCAGAACACCACACTGGTGGAAAGTTCCAACGTTTGCTTCGACCTGCGTCAGTATG GAATTGTGTCCATCGGTGAGGAGAAAAAACTGTGCACTGCTTCTGAGAACTTCATCAAGATGTGTGAATCTAATGAG CTGGATCTGACATTCCACTTGTTTGTCTGTGCACTTGCGGGGGCTGGAGCAGCCGTTATCGCCATG GTGCACTACCTGATGGTGCTGTCGGCTAACTGGGCTTACGTGAAGGACGCCTGCCGGATGCAGAAATACGAGGACATCAAGTCCAAGGAGGAGCAGGAGCTTCATGATATCCACTCTACTCGCTCTAAAGAGCGTCTGAACGCATACACATAA